A section of the Castanea sativa cultivar Marrone di Chiusa Pesio chromosome 12, ASM4071231v1 genome encodes:
- the LOC142618650 gene encoding silicon efflux transporter LSI2-like: MVLASSVKVVLGSIAFAIFWVLAVFPTVPFLPVGRTAGSLLGGMLMVIFRVIPPDQAYHAIDLQILGLLFGTMVVSVYLERADMFKYLGKLLSWKSRGAKDLICRVCLISAISSAFFTNDTSCVVLTEFVLKIARQHNLPPHPFLLALASSANIGSAATPIGNPQNLVIAIKSKIPFGKFLIGLLPAMIMGVIVNTLLLLCMYWKSLSIEKDEEDLAAELIAEEEVNSHRFSPATMSHFTCFNSQEWNSRLEVMAVQSSPSMSIPIRHVENLRNRTIPSENEIQGVLSGSLESARISNASKEAANDVSSQVKEETIPSKRISSMDRLRDVFSVLSSVGKDDLTRRWKKMLWKPCVYLVTIGMLIALLVGLNMSWTAITAALALLVLDFRDARPSLEKVSYSLLVFFCGMFITVEGFNKTGIPSTLWDFMEPYSKIDLASGITILAVVILVMSNLASNVPTVLLLGARVAALAAAVSAADEEKAWLILAWVSTVAGNLSLLGSAANLIVYEQARRAPQLEYTLSFWSHLKFGVPSTLIVTAIGLTLIR; the protein is encoded by the exons ATGGTTTTGGCTTCTTCTGTAAAAGTGGTTCTAGGCTCAATTGCTTTTGCAATCTTCTGGGTATTGGCGGTTTTCCCAACTGTTCCTTTTCTACCAGTTGGGAGGACTGCAGGGTCCCTCCTGGGGGGCATGCTAATGGTCATATTTCGAGTCATACCTCCAGATCAAGCATATCATGCAATTGATCTTCAAATCCTTGGTCTTCTCTTTGGGACAATGGTTGTCAGTGTATATCTTGAAAGGGCAGATATGTTCAAGTACTTGGGAAAGTTGCTCTCATGGAAAAGTAGAGGGGCAAAGGATTTAATTTGTCGAGTCTGCCTGATTTCTGCCATTTCAAGTGCTTTTTTTACTAATGATACCTCTTGTGTAGTTTTGACTGAATTTGTCTTGAAAATTGCAAGGCAGCATAATCTCCCACCTCATCCTTTCCTTCTTGCCCTGGCCTCTAGTGCAAATATTGGGTCGGCAGCTACTCCAATTGGCAACCCCCAAAACTTGGTTATAGCCATTAAGAGCAAGATACCTTTTGGGAAATTTCTAATAGGACTTCTCCCTGCAATGATCATGGGTGTAATTGTCAATACCCTACTTCTTCTATGCATGTACTGGAAGTCGTTATCTATTGAAAAGGATGAGGAAGATTTAGCTGCAGAACTTATTGCAGAGGAGGAAGTGAATTCTCATAGGTTTTCACCAGCCACAATGTCACATTTTACATGCTTCAATTCTCAGGAATGGAACTCTAGATTGGAAGTTATGGCTGTGCAAAGTTCTCCTAGCATGAGTATTCCCATAAGACATGTTGAGAACCTTAGGAACCGAACAATTCCGAGTGAGAATGAAATCCAAGGGGTTCTTAGTGGCTCATTAGAGTCTGCAAGAATTTCTAATGCATCAAAAGAGGCAGCAAATGATGTATCTTCTCAGGTAAAGGAGGAAACAATCCCTTCAAAGAGAATTTCATCAATGGATAGACTAAGAGATGTATTTTCTGTACTGTCTTCAGTGGGAAAAGATGATTTGACCAGGAGATggaaaaaaatgttgtggaaaCCATGTGTTTACCTTGTTACTATAGGAATGTTGATTGCTTTGCTTGTGGGTCTAAATATGTCGTGGACTGCAATTACTGCTGCGCTTGctcttttggttcttgattTCAGGGATGCTAGGCCAAGCCTTGAAAAG GTCTCCTATTCTctgttagttttcttttgtgGAATGTTTATCACAGTTGAAGGCTTTAACAAAACTGGAATACCAAGTACTCTATGGGACTTTATGGAGCCCTATTCAAAAATTGATCTTGCTAGTGGGATAACAATTCTTGCCGTTGTCATACTTGTCATGTCAAATTTGGCTTCAAATGTACCAACTG TTCTCTTGCTTGGAGCACGAGTGGCAGCATTGGCAGCTGCAGTTTCTGCAGCTGATGAGGAGAAGGCATGGCTAATCTTAGCTTGGGTCAGCACAGTAGCTGGGAACCTCTCATTATTGGGATCAGCTGCCAATTTAATCGTGTATGAGCAGGCTCGCCGAGCTCCCCAACTTGAGTACACTTTATCCTTTTGGAGCCATCTCAAATTTGGAGTTCCCTCAACTCTTATAGTCACTGCCATTGGTTTGACACTTATAAGATGA